In one window of Mesorhizobium sp. B2-1-1 DNA:
- the fba gene encoding class II fructose-bisphosphate aldolase (catalyzes the reversible aldol condensation of dihydroxyacetonephosphate and glyceraldehyde 3-phosphate in the Calvin cycle, glycolysis, and/or gluconeogenesis) yields MARITLRQLLDHAAEYGYGVPAFNMNNMEQGLAIMEAAEETKSPVILQASRGARAYANDVVLAKLIDALVEIHPDIPVCMHLDHGNNEATCVTAIQHGFTSVMMDGSLKEDGKSPADYAYNSGITKRVVDMAHWGGVSVEGEIGVLGSLESGGGEQEDGHGVEGAISHDQLLTDPVQAEQFVRDTHVDALAVAMGTSHGAYKFSRKPDGAVLAMNVIEEIHRRLPNMHLVMHGSSSVPEDLQEIINKYGGQMKPTWGVPVEEIQRGIKHGVRKINIDTDNRMALTGAIRKVLTENPSEFDPRKYLTPAMAAMRKLCKERFEQFGTAGNAPKIKPLPVSEMAKRYKAGSLDPKFG; encoded by the coding sequence TTGGCTCGCATCACACTGAGACAATTGCTCGATCACGCCGCCGAATACGGCTATGGCGTGCCGGCCTTCAACATGAACAACATGGAACAGGGCCTCGCCATCATGGAGGCTGCGGAGGAGACCAAGTCGCCGGTCATCCTGCAGGCAAGCCGCGGTGCGCGTGCCTATGCCAATGACGTGGTGCTGGCCAAGCTGATCGATGCGCTGGTCGAGATCCATCCCGACATCCCGGTCTGCATGCACCTCGACCACGGCAACAACGAGGCTACCTGCGTCACCGCGATCCAGCATGGTTTCACCTCGGTGATGATGGATGGATCACTCAAGGAGGACGGCAAGTCGCCGGCCGACTACGCCTATAATTCGGGCATCACCAAGCGCGTCGTCGATATGGCGCATTGGGGCGGCGTTTCGGTCGAAGGCGAGATCGGCGTGCTGGGCTCGCTGGAGAGCGGCGGCGGCGAGCAGGAGGACGGCCACGGCGTCGAAGGCGCGATCAGCCACGACCAATTGCTCACCGATCCGGTGCAGGCCGAGCAGTTCGTGCGCGACACCCATGTCGACGCGCTGGCGGTTGCCATGGGCACCAGCCACGGCGCCTATAAATTCTCGCGCAAGCCGGACGGCGCGGTGCTGGCGATGAACGTCATCGAGGAAATCCACCGCCGCCTGCCGAACATGCACCTGGTCATGCATGGTTCGTCCTCGGTGCCGGAGGATCTGCAGGAGATCATCAACAAATATGGCGGGCAGATGAAGCCGACCTGGGGCGTGCCGGTGGAAGAGATCCAGCGCGGCATCAAGCATGGCGTGCGCAAGATCAACATCGACACCGACAACCGCATGGCGCTGACCGGCGCGATCCGCAAGGTGCTGACGGAAAATCCCTCGGAATTCGACCCGCGCAAATATCTGACGCCGGCGATGGCGGCGATGAGGAAGCTGTGCAAGGAGCGTTTCGAGCAGTTCGGCACCGCCGGCAACGCGCCGAAGATCAAGCCGCTGCCGGTCTCGGAAATGGCCAAGCGTTACAAAGCGGGCAGCCTCGATCCGAAATTCGGCTAA
- a CDS encoding aspartate/glutamate racemase family protein: protein MIDHGISLQLGVIGGLGPLASADFYFKLTRMTQAFRDNEHVPAVILSVPQLPDRTEAILAGHDGPLASLKAGVSTLNALGVACIAMPCNTAHHWYEQLAASSQARIIHIADAVVAETHRSLGRGKVTILATQGTLVSGFYRDRMSAAGFELCFPAVTEFQGRVDRAIGLVKGGSIAEAASETERALEIARSAGADTAVLGCTELSVVAASLNPTNGLVVIDSNAALARACLTRLGFAAQDVPRPRPVFSSRKELERFGGSIQH, encoded by the coding sequence ATGATCGACCATGGCATCAGCCTCCAGCTCGGCGTCATTGGCGGCCTCGGGCCGTTGGCATCGGCTGACTTCTACTTCAAGCTGACCCGAATGACCCAGGCGTTCCGGGACAATGAGCATGTGCCCGCCGTCATCCTCAGCGTGCCACAGCTGCCTGACAGGACCGAGGCGATCCTTGCCGGCCATGACGGTCCGCTGGCGTCTTTGAAAGCCGGGGTCTCGACGCTCAATGCGCTCGGCGTTGCCTGTATCGCGATGCCGTGCAACACCGCCCATCATTGGTATGAGCAGTTGGCGGCGAGCTCGCAGGCGCGGATCATCCATATCGCCGACGCGGTCGTAGCTGAAACCCATCGTAGCCTGGGCCGAGGCAAGGTTACGATCCTCGCCACGCAGGGCACGCTGGTCTCCGGCTTCTATCGGGACAGGATGTCGGCGGCGGGATTTGAGCTCTGCTTTCCCGCCGTCACGGAATTCCAGGGTCGCGTCGATAGAGCGATCGGCCTGGTCAAGGGTGGTTCGATCGCGGAGGCGGCGAGCGAAACCGAGCGCGCGCTTGAAATCGCGCGATCGGCCGGCGCCGATACGGCCGTTCTCGGCTGCACCGAACTGTCGGTGGTGGCCGCCAGCCTCAACCCTACGAACGGATTGGTCGTCATCGACAGCAATGCAGCCCTGGCGCGAGCCTGTTTGACACGGTTGGGCTTCGCCGCGCAGGACGTTCCGCGACCTCGGCCGGTGTTCTCATCCCGTAAAGAGCTGGAGCGGTTCGGCGGTTCTATCCAACACTGA
- a CDS encoding dicarboxylate/amino acid:cation symporter — protein sequence MAVTEAAGPLAFDWRLAARRILRSPATTIAMIGAGILCGLYYPAFAHAISPVAQLYLNFLKMVVLPYLVSSVIFSIMSMVQDPNSVRYLGRVGMAVLVVSFLSVLVSGTYSLVLQPGQIENPQSRIELGEFINSQGSVSTDLAFPYQPPPNEGSDTGRSILLDLVPNNVFSALASGQTIQVLLFCLLFGLAMGKIPQPSSMSLSQALNAVYRACTVLTNWFIWGLPFATFILIADQTASTGTKPLTLMGGYLLVMGLSCLTFIAGAFGVIAIRSRRSYWATIKTCQPLLMVAITTRSTVASLPWVINLLSERLRFSLVVVELLVPLQAALLRTGPALLYTSGVLFIAQLYGRPLAIPDLLLVGITSALLALTTGGMGSLLILSQMSIVCGYLKIPFEAAFALFVAVDAAVDTFMTLSSVCTVAASTAMIAPSHRETTQSVEAASEQLEAEPAR from the coding sequence ATGGCCGTCACGGAAGCAGCCGGACCCTTGGCTTTCGATTGGCGCCTGGCGGCGAGGCGCATATTGCGCTCGCCCGCGACGACGATTGCGATGATCGGGGCGGGAATCCTTTGCGGCCTCTATTATCCAGCATTTGCCCATGCGATCAGCCCGGTGGCGCAGCTCTACCTGAATTTCCTCAAGATGGTCGTCCTGCCCTACCTGGTCTCGTCGGTCATCTTCTCGATCATGTCGATGGTTCAGGATCCCAACTCGGTCCGTTACCTTGGCCGGGTGGGTATGGCGGTGCTGGTCGTGTCGTTCCTGAGCGTATTGGTGAGTGGCACCTACTCGCTTGTCCTTCAGCCGGGCCAGATCGAGAATCCTCAATCGCGCATCGAGCTTGGCGAGTTCATCAATTCGCAGGGCAGCGTATCCACCGATCTCGCATTCCCCTACCAACCACCACCCAATGAGGGATCCGACACCGGGCGTTCGATACTGCTCGATCTTGTACCGAACAACGTCTTCAGCGCGCTGGCCTCCGGTCAAACCATCCAGGTCCTGCTGTTCTGCCTGCTTTTCGGGCTCGCGATGGGCAAGATTCCCCAGCCTTCGTCCATGAGCCTGTCTCAGGCGCTGAACGCGGTTTACCGGGCCTGCACGGTCCTTACCAACTGGTTCATCTGGGGATTGCCGTTTGCAACCTTCATCCTGATCGCGGATCAGACCGCGTCGACCGGAACCAAGCCGCTCACGCTGATGGGCGGTTATCTGCTGGTGATGGGTCTTTCCTGCCTCACATTCATCGCCGGCGCATTTGGCGTTATCGCCATCCGCTCTCGGCGAAGCTACTGGGCCACGATCAAGACCTGTCAGCCCCTTCTCATGGTAGCCATCACCACGCGCTCTACCGTCGCCTCGCTTCCGTGGGTCATAAACCTGCTGAGCGAGCGTCTGCGGTTCAGCCTCGTGGTCGTCGAACTGCTCGTGCCGCTGCAGGCGGCACTGCTGCGGACAGGCCCGGCGCTGCTTTACACGTCTGGTGTTCTTTTCATCGCCCAGCTCTACGGCCGTCCGCTGGCAATCCCCGACCTCCTGCTCGTCGGCATCACCTCGGCGCTTCTCGCGCTCACGACCGGCGGCATGGGCAGCCTGCTCATCCTGTCCCAGATGTCGATCGTCTGTGGCTACCTGAAGATTCCCTTCGAGGCGGCGTTCGCCCTGTTCGTCGCGGTCGACGCGGCCGTCGACACGTTCATGACGCTGTCCAGCGTCTGCACCGTTGCGGCGAGCACCGCAATGATCGCGCCCAGCCACAGGGAGACAACGCAGTCTGTCGAAGCGGCGTCGGAACAGCTCGAAGCCGAGCCCGCTCGATGA
- a CDS encoding substrate-binding periplasmic protein produces the protein MSVTRRTLLTAGSVGLLVAQARAANTPGQQAEIAPVISDNALRIAMPAFASDPFFPADGSGDSGIDMELARGIAAELGVEPVFDRSAATFDGMVKQLTSGQADIAIGKLSRTLRRGRSILYSRPYAMLHQGLIANRLNLARIAQGKPPEQIIRDFSGDLGVIEGSSFATYAATTFPHAQVHRFAGWDMVVDAIRDGTIDMAYRDDFEIKKLMVDDPSMTVAARSITLTDKVDTIAIGVRPDNPHLAAFIDLYLDLARGQQVLNTDEIIARYRLGSKA, from the coding sequence ATGTCGGTTACACGTCGCACGCTGCTCACGGCCGGAAGCGTCGGCTTGCTGGTCGCGCAAGCTCGGGCGGCCAACACTCCAGGACAGCAGGCGGAGATCGCTCCCGTCATCAGCGACAATGCGCTGCGCATTGCGATGCCGGCCTTTGCCTCCGATCCATTTTTCCCGGCCGATGGATCGGGGGACAGCGGCATAGACATGGAACTGGCCCGCGGCATAGCAGCGGAGCTTGGCGTCGAGCCGGTGTTCGACCGATCCGCCGCAACGTTCGACGGCATGGTGAAACAGCTGACTTCCGGCCAGGCGGACATAGCCATCGGCAAGCTCAGCCGAACCCTTCGCCGTGGCCGCTCAATCCTCTATTCCCGGCCCTATGCCATGCTGCACCAAGGCCTCATCGCCAATCGCCTCAACCTGGCGCGCATCGCGCAAGGCAAACCACCCGAGCAGATCATCCGCGATTTCTCGGGCGATCTCGGCGTGATCGAGGGCTCTTCATTCGCAACCTATGCCGCGACGACCTTCCCGCATGCACAAGTTCATCGTTTTGCAGGCTGGGACATGGTTGTCGATGCGATCCGCGACGGGACGATCGACATGGCGTATCGCGACGATTTCGAGATCAAGAAGCTGATGGTCGACGATCCGTCGATGACGGTCGCCGCGCGCTCGATCACGCTGACCGACAAGGTAGACACGATCGCAATCGGTGTGCGACCGGACAATCCGCATCTCGCGGCGTTTATCGACCTTTACCTCGATCTCGCGCGCGGTCAGCAGGTTCTCAACACTGACGAGATCATCGCGCGCTACCGGTTGGGGAGCAAAGCCTGA
- a CDS encoding sugar phosphate isomerase/epimerase family protein, whose amino-acid sequence MAFTLSLNTNPLVNRFAEPDDLVDTIAYDIGIRDIQLTHEFVNPGWPAATIVKFVRLFRGALSRTGVRVTSGMTGPYGRLNHFGHPDADVRRYYVCWFKTFADISAELGAGGMGTQFAIFTHRDYDDPARRARLFDIALECWREVAEHARAAGLNYLFWEPMSVGREFGHTIENCRLLQNAIDAAGMAIPLEMMVDIDHGDVTSSNPADIDPYAWAEAFPRKSPIIHIKQSSRNKGGHWPFTAAHNRDGRITPEKLLETVRRGGGTDNEICLELSFREREPVDHQVVAMIRESVDYWAPFIDTGRPDLLPKTG is encoded by the coding sequence TTGGCATTCACGCTCTCCCTCAACACCAATCCGCTGGTCAATCGCTTTGCCGAGCCTGACGACCTGGTTGATACCATTGCCTACGACATCGGCATCAGGGACATTCAGCTCACGCATGAATTCGTCAATCCGGGCTGGCCGGCGGCGACGATCGTGAAATTCGTCCGCCTGTTTCGTGGCGCACTCTCCCGCACGGGCGTGCGCGTGACCTCGGGCATGACCGGTCCTTACGGCCGGCTCAACCATTTCGGCCATCCAGACGCGGACGTGCGCCGCTACTATGTCTGCTGGTTCAAGACCTTTGCCGACATCTCGGCCGAGCTTGGCGCCGGCGGCATGGGTACCCAATTCGCGATCTTCACCCATCGCGATTATGATGATCCCGCGCGCCGCGCGCGCCTGTTCGACATTGCACTGGAATGCTGGCGCGAGGTCGCCGAACACGCCCGCGCGGCCGGGCTTAACTACCTGTTCTGGGAGCCGATGTCGGTCGGCCGCGAGTTCGGCCACACGATCGAGAATTGCAGGCTGCTGCAGAATGCGATCGACGCGGCCGGCATGGCCATTCCGCTGGAGATGATGGTCGACATCGACCATGGCGACGTCACCTCCAGCAACCCGGCCGATATCGATCCCTATGCCTGGGCCGAGGCTTTCCCCAGGAAGTCGCCGATCATCCACATCAAGCAATCGTCGAGGAACAAGGGTGGTCATTGGCCGTTCACAGCGGCTCACAACAGGGACGGCCGCATCACGCCTGAAAAGCTGCTGGAGACGGTGCGGCGCGGCGGCGGCACCGACAACGAGATCTGCCTCGAACTGTCGTTCCGCGAGCGCGAACCGGTCGACCACCAGGTGGTCGCCATGATCCGCGAATCGGTCGACTACTGGGCGCCCTTTATCGACACGGGCAGGCCTGATCTGCTGCCGAAAACCGGGTAG